The following are from one region of the Cottoperca gobio chromosome 13, fCotGob3.1, whole genome shotgun sequence genome:
- the cbln18 gene encoding cerebellin 18, whose protein sequence is MFRLEDDIYKRLEYLWHDIITLKYRVHMFTESLQVAFKASNIIVTTTGPCFGPFNVDMPIPYSSVTLNDNNGYQPSLGIFTAPYAGVYVFSFTVYSQVQENEQLYHKVQLSKNGQAIAGIWESNRNDQDDNGNQVMVVELQRGDQVYTELMSGRKLCKHLQYNVFTGYMLYPHPYPYTDEYDE, encoded by the exons ATGTTTCGATTAGAAGACGATATCTACAAGAGGCTTGAATATTTGTGGCACGATATCATCACACTGAAATACAGAGTACACATGTTCACAG AGAGCTTGCAGGTTGCCTTCAAAGCTTCAAATATTATCGTTACAACTACTGGACCTTGCTTTGGTCCTTTCAATGTTGATATGCCAATCCCGTACTCCTCTGTAACTCTGAACGATAACAATGGATATCAACCTTCCTTGg GTATCTTCACTGCCCCTTATGCTGGTGTGTACGTCTTTTCCTTCACAGTCTACTCACAAGTGCAGGAGAACGAGCAACTCTACCATAAA GTCCAGCTGAGCAAGAATGGACAGGCGATAGCCGGCATTTGGGAGAGCAATCGAAATGATCAGGATGACAATGGCAATCAG GTGATGGtggtggagctgcagagaggcGATCAGGTGTACACTGAGCTGATGTCCGGGAGGAAGCTCTGCAAACACCTGCAGTATAATGTCTTTACTGGTTACATGCTGTACCCTCACCCCTACCCCTACACTGATGAGTATGATGAATAA
- the tagln gene encoding transgelin isoform X1 — MATKGVGMANKGPSFGLSRQVQDKIDSKYDTELEQILVEWISRQCGSGVGKPEAGKLGFQTWLKDGCVLSELINSLFTSDKPVKKIQSSSSAFKQMEQISQFLNAAEKYGVTKTDMFQTVDLWEGKDLAAVQRTLSALGSLAVTKDEGTYKGEQNWFFKKAQENKRDFSDDQLKAGKNVIGLQMGSNQGASQEGMSYGRPRQIM, encoded by the exons ATGGCAACAAAG GGAGTCGGCATGGCTAACAAAGGTCCATCCTTCGGCCTGAGCCGGCAGGTTCAGGATAAGATCGACAGCAAGTACGACACTGAACTGGAGCAGATCCTGGTGGAGTGGATCAGCCGTCAGTGTGGATCTGGTGTGGGGAAACCAGAGGCAGGCAAACTGGGCTTCCAGACCTGGCTGAAAGACGGATGT GTTCTGAGCGAACTGATTAACAGTCTGTTCACCTCTGACAAACCCGTGAAGAAGATCCAGAGCTCAAGCTCGGCCTTCAAACAGATGGAGCAGATCTCCCAGTTCCTCAACGCTGCCGAGAAGTATGGCGTCACCAAGACCGACATGTTCCAGACCGTGGACCTCTGGGAAG gTAAGGACCTGGCAGCGGTGCAGAGGACCCTGTCAGCGCTGGGCAGCTTGGCCGTCACTAAGGATGAAGGCACATACAAAGGAGAGCAGAACTGGTTCTTCAA GAAAGCCCAGGAGAACAAGCGAGACTTCAGCGATGACCAGCTGAAGGCGGGAAAAAATGTGATTGGCCTACAGATGGGGTCCAATCAGGGAGCCAGTCAGGAGGGCATGAGCTATGGAAGACCCCGGCAGATCATGTAA
- the tagln gene encoding transgelin isoform X2, translating to MANKGPSFGLSRQVQDKIDSKYDTELEQILVEWISRQCGSGVGKPEAGKLGFQTWLKDGCVLSELINSLFTSDKPVKKIQSSSSAFKQMEQISQFLNAAEKYGVTKTDMFQTVDLWEGKDLAAVQRTLSALGSLAVTKDEGTYKGEQNWFFKKAQENKRDFSDDQLKAGKNVIGLQMGSNQGASQEGMSYGRPRQIM from the exons ATGGCTAACAAAGGTCCATCCTTCGGCCTGAGCCGGCAGGTTCAGGATAAGATCGACAGCAAGTACGACACTGAACTGGAGCAGATCCTGGTGGAGTGGATCAGCCGTCAGTGTGGATCTGGTGTGGGGAAACCAGAGGCAGGCAAACTGGGCTTCCAGACCTGGCTGAAAGACGGATGT GTTCTGAGCGAACTGATTAACAGTCTGTTCACCTCTGACAAACCCGTGAAGAAGATCCAGAGCTCAAGCTCGGCCTTCAAACAGATGGAGCAGATCTCCCAGTTCCTCAACGCTGCCGAGAAGTATGGCGTCACCAAGACCGACATGTTCCAGACCGTGGACCTCTGGGAAG gTAAGGACCTGGCAGCGGTGCAGAGGACCCTGTCAGCGCTGGGCAGCTTGGCCGTCACTAAGGATGAAGGCACATACAAAGGAGAGCAGAACTGGTTCTTCAA GAAAGCCCAGGAGAACAAGCGAGACTTCAGCGATGACCAGCTGAAGGCGGGAAAAAATGTGATTGGCCTACAGATGGGGTCCAATCAGGGAGCCAGTCAGGAGGGCATGAGCTATGGAAGACCCCGGCAGATCATGTAA